The Chitinophaga caeni genome segment GTGCCTAAAAAGCATTTACTTGACAATGTACCTTTGACGCAGCAACACCAGCTGGAGCGGCTCCTGGAAAATAGGCGCGTCTTTAACCTCAAAAATTGCGAACTGAACATTTACGAGAACTACCAGGAAGCATCCCAAATTCCTATTTCTTTTAATGACTTTGTAATCACTAGCATGGTTAGGGGGAAAAAGGTCATGCATATTTTTGACGATTCTCCTTTTGACTATCTCCCGGGGGAAACGATGATTATCCCGGCACAGCAAGCCATGAAGATCGATTTTCCCACATCCAGCCAATTAAACCCCACGCAATGCCTCGCCTTGGCTATCGATAGAAAATATATCAAGGATACCCTAGAATTTTTAAACCGCTATTATCAAGAATATGACGAAGCATATTCTTGGGAACTGCGGTTCAACCAGTACCATTTCCCTAATGATCCGGAGATTGCCGAAACGGTCAACAAAATTGTACGGATTTGTACAAGCGGCGACTTATCGAAGAACATCCTGGTTGACCTTTCAATGAAAGAACTGCTGATCCGCCTTTTGCAAACACAGAAATTAAGTCAGTATGCGTGTACCAGTAAAGAACAGGGCAACCATACCCGTTTGCATTTCGTCCTGAAATATATTCATGATAATCTTTCCGAGAAAATTTCTATCGAGCTATTATGTAAAAAAGCCTACCTCGGCCGGAATCAATTTTTTAAATGGTTCAAGGAACAATGTGGCATCAGCCCCGTAGAATATATCACGTTAGAAAGGATTAAAATGGCCAAGAAACTTATGTCGGATATGCGTTACGATATGAGAACGATCAGCAACGCTTGCGGGTTTAGCGATGTAAATTATTTCATCAGGGTATTTAAGAAAATCGAGGGTATTACGCCGAGTACTTACCAATCCTTATTAAGGTTAGGTCAACCCCTTATTATATAAACTGGTTTCCTGTTCCCACGGCAACCGGGTACATAAATTATTCGGCTCTTGCAGCTTCCGTACAAACGACTTATCTTTAAGCGGTATAACAACCATTTTTGATTCATTAAAACTATTCAATTTTAAGCATTTGTATGCCGGTTTGAGTGATAAGGAACTATGGACGAAAGTCGTTGAAGGGGATAAGAATGCGCTCGCGCATATCTACGATATGCATTTTCCCACCCTTTACCGCTACGGTATGAAATTGAGCAAAGATGATGAACTTGTCAAAGATTGTATACATGATCTTTTTGTAACGGTATGGTATAGTAAAGAAAGATTATCCATTACCGATTCCATTAAATATTACCTACTTGCCAGTTTAAAAAGACTGATAACTAATCATTTACAGAAATCACAATTAAATCAATCGTTCACGAATGACGATTATTTTGCCGAAGCATCCTACGAATCGGAATTAATCAACCACCAGGTCAAGCAAGAAAGGAATCGAAAATTGGCCGCCATCGTTAATGAACTTCCCCCACGCCAAAGGGAAATATTATATCTACGTTATTATGAAGGATTGGATACAAATGCTACAGCGCATATCATGTCTTTAAGCATCAACTCCACCTATGTTTTGCTTTCCAAAGCTTTGCAACATTTGAAAAAACATAGCGACAAATTAATAATCATAATCTTATCATTATTAATTCATTAGATATTTTTTTCAAAAATCTTTCAAAAAGACGCTAAGATTTTAACTGAACAACGCTTTATCTAATTGAAATGACAGCAAATCGATCAACAATTGAAGATATATTAGAAGATCCTCAATTAAAAATGTGGGTATTGGAAGGAGACACTGGCGCCGGGGCGTATTGGAGCCAATGGCTCCAGGCGAACCCTGCCAGGGAAAACGATCTGTTGCTTGCAAAGGAATTATTGCTATTCATGGATACCCCTGCTGATCCGGTTGCACAGGCAGAAACTTGGCAGCGGATAGCCGGGAATACGGACCAAACATCCACATCATCCGGGATTCCACCAACGACCAAGATTAAAAAACTTCCGGGTCGGCCCAGCAATTGGCCGCGATGGGTGGCTGCTGCTGCAATTTTAGCCGCCGTAGTTTGGTTCTCAGGTATTTTAGAACGTAAGGAATCCTGGTTAACTGCCGCCACGGTAGATGAATTGAGAACCGTAATATTACCGGACAGTTCCGTGGTGAGGATGAACATCCATTCAAACATCCGGTATGCAAAGCGTTGGAATGCAACATCGCCAAGGGATGTTTGGGTTGAAGGTGAAGCGTATTTCTCCGTAAAACATAAAACCAATAACCAACCATTTATAGTTCATACGAACGATGTTGAAATTAACGTGGTAGGCACGGAATTTAACGTGAATACCAGGAGGATAAAAACCGAGGTTGAACTTTGTAAAGGCGCCGTAAAGCTAGCTTTAAAGGCCGATGATAGGGCGCCGATATTAATGAAGCCCGGCGATAAGATCAGTTATTCGAAACGAACCAAGATATTAAAAAGCAAAAAAGTAGATCCTGTAGAAATCGCATCATGGAGAAGTCATGTGTTAAGTTTCACAGATGCCACAATAGAGGAGGTCGTTGCCGCGATAAAAGATAATATGAATATTGAAATCAAGATCGATGATCCTGATTTGTTACATCAAACCTATACCGGAAGCATCCCGATGGATGATGTACAGATATTCTTTACAACTTTGAACCGCACGTTCAACGTGCAAGTAAAACAAACCGGGCAACACCAATATAAGATCGTAAGGTAGTATTTAATTAACAAATAAGGAGATAAGCATTCTTCCGTGATTTACCACGGACTAGTAATCATTTGCAACCAATCAAAATCTAATTGCTATGGTAGTAAAAAATGCCAGGCGCGCAAGCGGCTGCCTGGCCGTGGCTATGCTATTCCATTTCGGATCTATTGCAGCCCCAGCCAGGGCCCAAGTTGAGGCTATCTATAGCTCGACTAAAGCACGTCCAGAATGGCAGGAACAATCCCTAAAGACTATTTTAAACAGGATTGAACAAAAGTATCAGGTACAGATCAACTACGTGGGATCAACCATTAAAGGGATTTTAGCCACTATGCCGGCTGAAAAAAATGAAAGCATCACTTTCGTGGATTACCTCAACCGGTTCCTGGAGCCATTAGGTTTACAGGCGGAAGAGCTGAACACCAAGGCTTTCGTAATCTACAGGAGCGCTGCCAAACCAGCGCCTGCCAAAAAAGATTCCGCAACGAACACACAACCCGTTGCGACTGCCGTTGCTGCTGAATACCCTACTACAACCATCCCCCAACAAGTGCAAACCAAAACCATTGAAGGACAAGTTATCGATGAAACCGGGCTTGCATTAATCGGGGTAACCGTAGTAGAAAAAGGAACCCGCAACGGAACTCAAACAGATGCCAATGGCCGCTACAAACTGCTGAATGTTCACAGCAATGCTACCTTGATATTTTCTTATATCGGTTATAAAACACAGGAAGTACATAGCGGCAAAAGAACAACCATCGATGTAAAGTTGCTCACCAATGTACAATCGATGAAAGACGTGGTGATTACCGGTTACCAAAAAATTGATAAAAATAATTTTACCGGCCAGTCTATCACCATCAGCGGGGATGAACTCAAAAAGATCAACCCGCAAAACATCTTGGCTAGTATCCAGGCTTACGACCCGTCATTCCGGATCGTGGAGAACAATATTGCCGGTTCCAACCCGAACAAATTACCGAACATCAACGTGCGCGGAACAACAGCATTGCCAACCAGCACCGGCGATGTAAGTGATTTAAGGATGACCCGCAGCGAGATGAACAATATCACCAACCTTCCATTAATCATATTGGACGGCTACCAGGTAAATCTACAAACCATCTACGATTTAGACCCTAACAGGATCGAAACGGTTACGTTATTAAAAGATGCCGCCGCTACTGCCGTTTACGGTTCTAGGGCCGCAAACGGGGTATTGGTTTTCGTTACGAAGGCGCCCAAGGAAGGGAAACTTGAGCTGTATTACAATTTTGAGCTCAATGTTACTTCGCCAGATTTAACGGCGTACAGCGTACTGGATGCAAAGGATAAACTGGAGTACGAAAGATTGGCAGGTTTGTACTCGCAAAGCGATGCCGAGAATATCGACGCCTTGGAACAGAAATATTATGCTAAACTGGATAATGTACTCCGGGGCTATAATACTTACTGGTTATCACAGCCCGTAGGCACCGAATTTGGTCAAAGGCATTCCCTCTCTTTGCAAGGTGGTAGCCAAACCGTGAAGTACGGCATCGATGCCCGTTACCAGAATAATAACGGTGTTATGCTGGGATCCGGCCGCGAAAGGTATAGCCTCGCTACCAACCTCGCGTACAACCTTAAGAATAACAAATTATTATTCCGTAATCAATTCACCATCTCGCAAGTTAACGGAAAAGATTCTCCGTACGGTTCTTTCGACACCT includes the following:
- a CDS encoding RNA polymerase sigma factor — protein: MSDKELWTKVVEGDKNALAHIYDMHFPTLYRYGMKLSKDDELVKDCIHDLFVTVWYSKERLSITDSIKYYLLASLKRLITNHLQKSQLNQSFTNDDYFAEASYESELINHQVKQERNRKLAAIVNELPPRQREILYLRYYEGLDTNATAHIMSLSINSTYVLLSKALQHLKKHSDKLIIIILSLLIH
- a CDS encoding AraC family transcriptional regulator — protein: MPKKHLLDNVPLTQQHQLERLLENRRVFNLKNCELNIYENYQEASQIPISFNDFVITSMVRGKKVMHIFDDSPFDYLPGETMIIPAQQAMKIDFPTSSQLNPTQCLALAIDRKYIKDTLEFLNRYYQEYDEAYSWELRFNQYHFPNDPEIAETVNKIVRICTSGDLSKNILVDLSMKELLIRLLQTQKLSQYACTSKEQGNHTRLHFVLKYIHDNLSEKISIELLCKKAYLGRNQFFKWFKEQCGISPVEYITLERIKMAKKLMSDMRYDMRTISNACGFSDVNYFIRVFKKIEGITPSTYQSLLRLGQPLII
- a CDS encoding FecR family protein, which codes for MTANRSTIEDILEDPQLKMWVLEGDTGAGAYWSQWLQANPARENDLLLAKELLLFMDTPADPVAQAETWQRIAGNTDQTSTSSGIPPTTKIKKLPGRPSNWPRWVAAAAILAAVVWFSGILERKESWLTAATVDELRTVILPDSSVVRMNIHSNIRYAKRWNATSPRDVWVEGEAYFSVKHKTNNQPFIVHTNDVEINVVGTEFNVNTRRIKTEVELCKGAVKLALKADDRAPILMKPGDKISYSKRTKILKSKKVDPVEIASWRSHVLSFTDATIEEVVAAIKDNMNIEIKIDDPDLLHQTYTGSIPMDDVQIFFTTLNRTFNVQVKQTGQHQYKIVR